One segment of Carya illinoinensis cultivar Pawnee chromosome 13, C.illinoinensisPawnee_v1, whole genome shotgun sequence DNA contains the following:
- the LOC122291919 gene encoding capsanthin/capsorubin synthase, chromoplastic-like, translating into METFIRVFSPPPALISSSKFLLPPTLLVSSPRAYKTSSRKCRHVIRSSKFGNFLDLKPELQPEYLNFDLPWFEPASDRSRFDVIIIGTGPAGLRLAEQLSCYGIKVCCVDPSPLSMWPNNYGVWVDEFESLGLEDCFDKLWPMSCVYINENKTKYLDRRYGRVSRKKLKTKLMEGCLSNGIIKFHKAKVWKIEHQEFESSILCDDGNELKASLVVDASGFASPFVEYDKRRNHGYQIAHGILVEVDDHPFDLDKMVLMDWRDSHLGNEPDLRVSNSRFPTFLYAMPFDSNLIFLEETSLVSRPALSYMEVKRRMVARLRHLGIRVRKVLEDEKCLIPMGGPLPQIPQNVMAIGGTSGVVHPSTGYMVARTMALAPGLANAIAECLGSTRMIRGQPLYHRVWNGLWPLERRYTREFYSFGMETLLKLDLKGTRRFFDAFFDLDSYQWQGFLSSRLSFQELVLLSLSLFGHASIPSRVDLVTKCPVPLAKMVGNLALEAI; encoded by the coding sequence ATGGAGACCTTTATCAGGGTGTTTTCACCACCACCTGCATTAATCAGCAGCAGCAAGTTCTTGCTGCCGCCTACCCTTTTAGTTTCTTCTCCAAGAGCTTATAAAACGTCTTCAAGAAAGTGTCGTCATGTGATCCGAAGCAGCAAGTTTGGGAACTTTCTTGACTTGAAGCCGGAGTTACAACCCGAGTACTTGAACTTTGATCTCCCATGGTTCGAACCAGCATCTGATCGGTCTCGCTTTGACGTGATCATCATTGGCACCGGCCCGGCTGGTCTTCGTCTTGCGGAGCAACTGTCATGCTATGGAATTAAGGTATGTTGTGTTGACCCTTCGCCACTTTCTATGTGGCCTAATAACTATGGGGTTTGGGTGGACGAGTTCGAGAGCTTGGGGCTTGAGGATTGCTTTGACAAACTATGGCCTATGAGTTGCGTGTACATCAATGAAAACAAGACCAAATATTTGGACCGTCGCTATGGTCGAGTTAGTAGGAAAAAACTGAAAACGAAACTAATGGAAGGATGTCTCTCCAATGGAATCATTAAGTTTCACAAGGCCAAGGTCTGGAAAATTGAGCACCAGGAGTTTGAGTCTTCCATTTTGTGTGATGATGGGAATGAATTGAAGGCAAGCTTAGTGGTTGATGCAAGTGGCTTTGCAAGCCCTTTCGTAGAATATGATAAGAGAAGGAATCATGGGTATCAAATTGCCCATGGCATTTTAGTTGAAGTGGATGACCACCCTTTTGATTTGGATAAGATGGTTCTCATGGATTGGAGAGATTCCCATCTAGGAAATGAGCCTGATTTGCGAGTTAGCAATTCAAGGTTTCCTACTTTTCTCTATGCAATGCCATTCGATTCAAACTTGATATTCTTAGAGGAGACTTCTTTGGTTTCTCGGCCGGCGTTATCATATATGGAGGTGAAGAGAAGGATGGTGGCAAGATTAAGGCATTTAGGAATTAGAGTGAGAAAAGTACTGGAGGATGAGAAGTGTTTGATCCCAATGGGAGGCCCTCTTCCCCAAATCCCTCAGAATGTGATGGCCATTGGTGGGACTTCCGGGGTCGTGCACCCTTCAACTGGGTACATGGTGGCTCGGACAATGGCTCTAGCCCCTGGCTTAGCCAATGCTATTGCTGAGTGCCTTGGATCAACCCGGATGATTAGAGGGCAACCACTTTATCATAGAGTGTGGAATGGCCTGTGGCCACTTGAGAGGAGATATACAAGGGAATTTTACTCTTTCGGAATGGAGACTCTTTTGAAGCTTGATCTGAAAGGGACTAGAAGGTTCTTTGATGCTTTCTTTGATTTGGATTCCTATCAATGGCAAGGGTTCCTTTCCTCAAGGTTGTCTTTCCAAGAGCTTGTTCTGCTAAGCTTATCCTTGTTCGGGCATGCCTCAATTCCGTCCAGGGTTGACCTTGTTACAAAGTGCCCTGTGCCCCTAGCTAAAATGGTGGGCAATCTAGCACTGGAAGCTATTTAA